The Bicyclus anynana chromosome 3, ilBicAnyn1.1, whole genome shotgun sequence genome has a window encoding:
- the LOC112058236 gene encoding queuine tRNA-ribosyltransferase catalytic subunit codes for MGSATNALIFKVQAECPITRARAALMKLPHYEVHTPVFMPVGTQGTMKGLLPDQLETLNCEIILGNTYHLGNRPGVDVLQKVGGLHKFMGWNRALLTDSGGFQMVSLLKLAEITEEGVKFRSPYDDTEIMLTPEKSIEIQNCIGADIIMQLDDVVQTTFQDHDRIKEATERTSRWLDRCLKAHKRPTEQNIFPIVQGLLNPELRRQSAEEHITKDVNGFAIGGLSGGEAKDDFWPMVSLGTEILDKNKPRYLMGVGLAIDLVVCVALGVDMFDCVFPTRTARFGCALINKGQLNLKQKQFESDLNPIDKDCECTTCKNYTRAYLHCIVSVETVACHLISVHNIAFQMRLMRTMRENIKQGTFPQFVKKFVNEVHPDKNFPTWIKNSLMSVGIDIMED; via the exons ATGGGGAGTGCAACGAATgcattaatatttaaagtacAAGCAGAATGTCCAATAACACGAGCTCGAGCCGCTCTAATGAAGTTACCACACTATGAAGTTCATACTCCTGTATTTATGCCAGTTGGAACCCAG ggAACAATGAAAGGTCTGTTGCCTGATCAGCTTGAAACTCTAAATTGCGAGATTATATTAGGGAACACCTATCATTTGGGAAACAGGCCTGGTGTGGATGTGTTGCAAAAAGTTGGTGGCCTTCACAAATTTATGGGATGGAACCGAGCTCTCCTAACTGATTCTGGAGGATTTCAAATGGTGTCATTACTTAAATTAGCAGAAATCACTGAAGAAGGTGTAAAATTTAGATCCCCATATGATGATACTGAAATTATGTTGACACCAGAGAAATCTATAGAAATTCAAAATTGTATtg GTGCTGATATCATAATGCAGCTAGATGATGTGGTGCAAACAACATTTCAAGACCATGATCGGATAAAAGAAGCCACAGAAAGGACAAGTAGGTGGCTGGACCGTTGCCTGAAAGCTCATAAAAGACCAACTGAACAAAATATATTCCCTATAGTACAAGGTTTATTAAATCCAGAATTAAGAAGACAAAGTGCTGAAGAACATATAACTAAAGATGTAAATGGTTTTGCTATAGGAGGTCTAAG TGGAGGTGAAGCAAAGGATGACTTTTGGCCAATGGTTAGCCTGGGAACAGAAATACTTGATAAAAATAAACCCCGCTATCTGATGGGAGTGGGACTAGCAATAGACCTTGTTGTGTGTGTGGCTTTAGGAGTAGACATGTTTGACTGTGTATTTCCAACTAGAACAGCT AGATTCGGATGTGCACTTATCAACAAAGGACAATTGAACTTGAAACAGAAACAGTTTGAGAGTGATCTCAATCCAATTGATAAGGACTGTGAATGTACTacttgtaaaaactatacaagaGCTTACTTGCACTGTATTGTGTCTGTTGAAACTGTGGCCTGCCATTTGATTTCAGTGCACAACATTGCCTTTCAG ATGCGTCTTATGAGAACCATGAGGGAAAATATTAAACAGGGAACATTCCctcaatttgttaaaaaatttgtaaatgAAGTTCATCCTGATAAAAACTTTCCTACTTGGATTAAAAACTCATTGATGTCAGTTGGAATTGACATAATGGAAGACTAA
- the LOC112058237 gene encoding coiled-coil domain-containing protein 25, translating to MVFYFTSDVVAPPVTLFMGNDKHENEDLIKWGWPEDVWFHVDKVSSAHVYLRLAPAQTIDDIPNSVLDDACQLVKANSIMGNKMNDIDIVYTMWSNLKKTAGMEVGQVAFHKDKDVRKVRIIKRINEIVNRLNKTKREAFPDLRLERETRDRLEREDKKKLVREKRDKEKEEEKQRKEEAELRSYATLMKKENMTTNQDGNDSDDFM from the exons atggttttttattttacaagtgaTGTTGTAGCACCCCCTGTAACTTTGTTCATGGGTAATGACAAACATGAGA atGAAGATCTAATTAAATGGGGATGGCCTGAAGATGTATGGTTTCACGTTGATAAAGTTTCTTCAGCTCATGTTTACCTTCGTTTAGCACCT GCTCAAACAATAGATGACATACCAAATTCTGTGCTTGATGATGCATGCCAATTAGTGAAAGCCAACTCCATAATGggaaataaaatgaatgatattgatattgtttACACAATGTGGTCAAATTTGAAGAAAACAGCTGGCATGGAG GTAGGACAGGTTGCATTTCACAAAGATAAGGATGTCAGAAAAGTGAGAATCATCAaaagaataaatgaaattgtaaatCGGCTAAACAAAACTAAAAGAGAGGCATTTCCAGATTTGAGACTCGAAAGAGAGACAAGAGATAGGCTAGAAAGAGAAGATAAAAAGAAGTTAGTAAGAGAGAAAAGGGACaaggaaaaagaagaagaaaaacagAGGAAAGAGGAAGCAGAATTAAGAAGCTATGCAACATTAATGAAAAAAGAGAATATGACAACAAATCAAGACGGTAATGATTCTGATGATTTcatgtaa
- the LOC112058238 gene encoding protein Dr1 has protein sequence MGSPERELCPPPSEEDELTLPRASINKMIKELVPSVRVAFESRELILNCCTEFIHLISSEANEVCNQSNKKTINAEHVLQALDRLGFSDYTVEAEAVLKDCKAVAAKRRRQSTRLENLGIPEEELLRQQQELFAKAKEEQAKHEQQQWLLLQQQGLIGVEGASQPYVPPPSGVKQEDTEDDDYS, from the exons atgGGAAGTCCTGAGAGAGAGTTGTGCCCTCCACCATCAGAAGAAGATGAATTAACATTGCCTAGAGCGAGCATAAATAAAATGATCAAAGAGTTGGTCCCATCAGTTCGTGTTGCTTTTGAGTCTCGTGAGCTAATTCTCAATTGTTGCACTGAATTTATCCATCTTATAAGTTCAGAGGCTAATGAAGTTTGTAATCagagtaataaaaaaactataaatgctGAACATGTACTTCAAG CACTGGATAGACTTGGATTTAGTGACTACACAGTTGAAGCTGAGGCAGTCCTAAAAGATTGTAAAGCTGTTGCTGCTAAGAGAAGGAGGCAAAGCACACGGCTGGAGAACCTGGGCATCCCTGAAGAGGAGTTGCTGAGACAACAGCAAGAATTATTTGCtaaa GCTAAAGAAGAACAGGCGAAACATGAACAACAGCAATGGTTACTGTTGCAACAACAAGGCCTCATTGGTGTTGAAGGTGCTTCACAGCCGTATGTGCCACCACCTTCGGGAGTCAAGCAAGAAGATACTGAGGATGACGATTACTCATAA
- the LOC112058239 gene encoding uncharacterized protein LOC112058239, giving the protein MNGETNKKKYKRPKHKTLATTHPETSKGENSSNPNEIEKSEPQCPLLAKDSEWVDILQTTSTDSKGNSEDEAILQLVECEEGAESKPLVLMFPGLLDEDPQTIEGMLNKAMSTSEVTKHLVGQKANFAFMKKVNRLIPTDKVIHFYFEKCIYTYYS; this is encoded by the exons ATGAATGGTGAAAccaacaaaaagaaatacaaaagaCCCAAACACAAAACGTTAGCAACTACCCATCCTGAGACATCC AAAGGCGAAAATTCCAGTAACCCAAATGAAATTGAGAAATCGGAGCCCCAGTGTCCTTTGCTAGCTAAGGATTCAGAATGGGTTGATATCTTACAGACAACTTCTACCGATTCGAAAGGCAACAGTGAAGATGAAGCAATACTGCAACTT gtagaATGTGAAGAGGGAGCTGAATCAAAACCTCTCGTCTTGATGTTCCCTGGACTATTGGATGAAGATCCACAAACGATTGAAGGGATGCTAAACAAGGCAATGTCTACAAGCGAAGTTACGAAACATTTGGTTGGACAAAAGGCCaattttgcatttatgaaaAAAGTCAATAGGCTAATTCCAACTGATAAGGTAATCCatttttactttgaaaaatgcatctatacctactattcCTAA